The proteins below come from a single Paramormyrops kingsleyae isolate MSU_618 chromosome 25, PKINGS_0.4, whole genome shotgun sequence genomic window:
- the LOC140582797 gene encoding uncharacterized protein isoform X1: MCVDIVNISEWPTQMSQAIKKAFRRLRAALSKIKRRCIAAVKALRPEVCPLPIVTLGKDESASSPDEQDVDLSEWLEWDSSEVSSHEADEAVPGKSSVSSEGPGCDSDSSWSDDDGDDNSENAQLWESFRSDDPYNPLSFSSVVTSQATCPPEGCTAKAGGTQVEHLCDEEQRRPLQEEMPTTGHKKVTFSEKVEVRPLVAWAFASRVARDGSCWLQMARDRDRFRRRVEAASDVIGPVLLPQHRAAVWERLGRGSSTSSRHQYREDSE; this comes from the exons ATGTGTGTGGATATCGTCAATATCAGTGAGTGGCCGACGCAGATGTCCCAGGCGATTAAGAAGGCCTTCCGCCGCCTAAGGGCGGCGCTGTCAAAAATCAAGCGTCGCTGTATAGCAGCCGTGAAGGCTCTGCGGCCTGAGGTGTGCCCCCTGCCGATCGTTACTCTGGGGAAAGATGAGAGTGCGAGTTCCCCAGATGAGCAGGATGTTGACCTGTCGGAGTGGCTGGAATGGGACTCCTCTGAAGTCTCTTCTCATGAGGCCGATGAAGCTGTTCCTGGGAAATCCAGTGTGTCCTCGGAGGGGCCAGGCTGTGACAGTGATTCGAGCTGGTCTGATGACGACGGTGATGACAACTCTGAGAATGCTCAGCTCTGGGAATCCTTCCGCAGTGATGACCCATACAATCCGCTGAGTTTCTCCTCTGTGGTGACATCTCAGGCCACTTGCCCACCAGAGGGCTGCACTGCAAAGGCTGGAGGGACGCAGGTGGAACATCTCTGTGATGAGGAACAGCGGCGCCCTCTGCAGGAGGAGATGCCCACTACAGGTCACAAAAAG GTGACCTTCAGTGAGAAGGTGGAAGTGCGCCCTCTTGTGGCCTGGGCGTTTGCCAGCCGGGTTGCCCGTGATGGATCCTGCTGGTTGCAGATGGCCAGAGACAGAGACCGGTTCCGGAGGAGGGTGGAGGCAGCCAGTGATGTCATTGGGCCTGTCCTGCTCCCCCAGCACAGAGCAGCAGTTTGGGAGAGGCTTGGGAGGggctcctccacctcctccagaCACCAATACCGGGAGGACTCTGAGTAG
- the LOC140582797 gene encoding uncharacterized protein isoform X2, which produces MCVDIVNISEWPTQMSQAIKKAFRRLRAALSKIKRRCIAAVKALRPEATCPPEGCTAKAGGTQVEHLCDEEQRRPLQEEMPTTGHKKVTFSEKVEVRPLVAWAFASRVARDGSCWLQMARDRDRFRRRVEAASDVIGPVLLPQHRAAVWERLGRGSSTSSRHQYREDSE; this is translated from the exons ATGTGTGTGGATATCGTCAATATCAGTGAGTGGCCGACGCAGATGTCCCAGGCGATTAAGAAGGCCTTCCGCCGCCTAAGGGCGGCGCTGTCAAAAATCAAGCGTCGCTGTATAGCAGCCGTGAAGGCTCTGCGGCCTGAG GCCACTTGCCCACCAGAGGGCTGCACTGCAAAGGCTGGAGGGACGCAGGTGGAACATCTCTGTGATGAGGAACAGCGGCGCCCTCTGCAGGAGGAGATGCCCACTACAGGTCACAAAAAG GTGACCTTCAGTGAGAAGGTGGAAGTGCGCCCTCTTGTGGCCTGGGCGTTTGCCAGCCGGGTTGCCCGTGATGGATCCTGCTGGTTGCAGATGGCCAGAGACAGAGACCGGTTCCGGAGGAGGGTGGAGGCAGCCAGTGATGTCATTGGGCCTGTCCTGCTCCCCCAGCACAGAGCAGCAGTTTGGGAGAGGCTTGGGAGGggctcctccacctcctccagaCACCAATACCGGGAGGACTCTGAGTAG